A genome region from Yoonia vestfoldensis includes the following:
- a CDS encoding P1 family peptidase — protein sequence MNLPHRKPRARDIGIPLNGIPGALNAITDVSGVLVGTCTLSSHSDPSLARGPLPVQTGVTAILPRGFETTPHPVTAGQFTLNGNGEMTGAHWIRDGGWFVGPIMITNSHAIGMAHHAATKWMLEQYAHEWQNNHLWALPVVAETYDGVLNDINGMHVTADHAKAAIMKAKSGLVDEGNTGGGAGMICYEFKGGTGTSSRKVVLGDKEFVVGALVQANHGLRPWFTVAGVPVGKHLLDDRIPGMPTERGSIIGVIATDIPMSSGQLERLSRRATIGIGRGGTPGGNNSGDIFVSFSTANKAQMPQLDGVWVTKTTLNDELLDKVYMAGIEAVEEAILNAMLAAEDVPLARPENGICRALKQNQLMEVLKTRNVQS from the coding sequence ATGAACCTTCCCCATAGAAAGCCGCGCGCGCGTGACATCGGCATTCCGCTGAACGGCATCCCCGGCGCCTTGAATGCGATTACAGATGTGTCGGGTGTGCTTGTGGGCACATGTACACTTTCATCACACAGTGACCCGTCCTTGGCGCGGGGCCCTCTTCCAGTACAGACGGGCGTAACGGCAATCTTGCCGCGTGGGTTCGAAACTACCCCACACCCCGTCACGGCAGGTCAGTTCACCCTGAATGGCAATGGTGAAATGACGGGGGCACATTGGATCCGCGACGGCGGATGGTTCGTCGGGCCTATCATGATCACCAATAGCCACGCCATCGGCATGGCGCATCACGCCGCGACCAAATGGATGCTAGAGCAGTATGCACATGAATGGCAAAACAACCACCTTTGGGCATTGCCGGTCGTGGCCGAAACCTACGACGGTGTTCTTAACGACATTAACGGAATGCACGTGACCGCCGATCACGCCAAAGCAGCAATCATGAAGGCAAAATCGGGCCTCGTGGATGAAGGCAACACCGGTGGTGGAGCGGGAATGATATGCTACGAGTTCAAGGGCGGCACCGGTACGTCATCTCGCAAGGTCGTTTTGGGGGACAAAGAGTTTGTTGTTGGCGCGCTTGTCCAAGCAAATCACGGCTTGCGACCTTGGTTCACCGTCGCGGGAGTCCCCGTTGGGAAGCACTTATTGGATGATCGTATTCCCGGAATGCCAACTGAGCGAGGCTCCATTATTGGCGTGATCGCGACAGATATCCCCATGTCTTCTGGGCAACTTGAACGTTTGTCGCGCCGCGCAACAATTGGTATCGGTCGTGGTGGCACACCCGGTGGAAACAACTCCGGTGACATCTTTGTATCGTTCAGCACGGCAAACAAAGCCCAGATGCCACAGCTGGATGGCGTCTGGGTTACCAAGACAACCCTCAACGACGAACTGCTGGACAAGGTTTATATGGCTGGGATTGAGGCTGTTGAAGAAGCAATACTGAACGCAATGCTTGCAGCCGAGGATGTTCCGCTCGCACGCCCAGAGAACGGCATCTGTCGTGCGCTAAAACAAAATCAGCTGATGGAAGTATTAAAAACTAGAAATGTCCAAAGCTAA